GTGGTCGGGCCGGGGGAGCCGATCATTCGTCCCGTCGAGACCAGCGATCTGCATTACGAGGGCGAACTGGCCGTGGTGATCGGACGGATCTGTCGCCGAGTGCCGCCGGAGCGGGCCGCCGAGGTGATCTTCGGCTACACCATCGGCAATGACGTGACCGCGCGGGACCTGCAGGCCAGCGACGGTCAGTGGACCCGGGCCAAGGGTTTCGACAGCTTCTGCCCGATCGGTCCGTGGATCGTTACGCATCTGAGCCTGGAGGAGGCCGGACGCCTGGAGATCTCCACCACCGTGAACGGCGAGCCCCGTCAGCAGGGGAACACCTCCCAGATGGTCCGCTCGATCGCCGAGCTGATCGCCCAGGTCTCGGCTTTCACCACCTTGTTGCCCGGTGACGTCCTGCTCACCGGGACACCGGCTGGGGTGGGTCCGATGGAGCCGGGCGACACGGTCGCGGTCAGCATCTCCGGGATCGGCACCTTGTCGAACCCGGTGGTGGCCGAGGAATGAGCGTGGCGCAGGAGAGGTCGGGCTGGCTCAGCCGGTTCGTCCGCTACGAGCCGCGTCCGGGGGTGGAGTACCCCGGGGTGCTGGTCGTCGACGACCCGTCCCGGACGCCGCTGCGCGCGCTCGCTCTGGGCGTCGGCGGCGGCATGCTCTCTGTGTTGGGTTTCCTGTGGCTGGCTGCGCTGGTCACCGGCGGGCTGGCCTGGCTGTTCTGGACGGCGTCCGGATCGCCGGGGACCTTCTTGGACTACTACACCTCGGCAGTCGGCGGTTTCAGCGATCCGCTGGGGATCGTGGCCGGCCACCTCGGCCTGGCCATGGCCATTCCGCTGGCCTGCGCCATGGTCTTGTTCGTCCACCGATTCCACCCGCGCTGGCTCAACTCGGTCCAACCCGGCTTCCGCTGGCGCTACACCTTCGTGGCCGGCCTGGCCGCACTGGTCGTGATCGGTGGGGTGTGGCTGCTGTCCCGGCTGGGCCAGCCCTGGCAGTTCGCTCCTCAGCAGCCGATGTGGGCTTTCCTGGCCGCGATCCTGCTTACCGCGCCGCTGCAGGCCGCGGCCGAAGAGTACCTGTTCCGGGGGTATCTGCTGCAGGCGCTCTACTCGGCAGCCCCCAACCTCAATCGTCCGCTGTTGTCCGCTGACGCCGCCGGCGAGGGGGCCGGCCGGGTGGCGCTGTGGCTGGCCCGCGGCTACCAG
The nucleotide sequence above comes from Propionicimonas paludicola. Encoded proteins:
- a CDS encoding fumarylacetoacetate hydrolase family protein, producing MRIARFVAGAEPAYGLVELAEDDGPNPETISVITGDPLAGPVRYTGERLALADVRLVAPVIPRSKVIGVGRNYAEHAAELGNQVPTAPLLFGKPNTAVVGPGEPIIRPVETSDLHYEGELAVVIGRICRRVPPERAAEVIFGYTIGNDVTARDLQASDGQWTRAKGFDSFCPIGPWIVTHLSLEEAGRLEISTTVNGEPRQQGNTSQMVRSIAELIAQVSAFTTLLPGDVLLTGTPAGVGPMEPGDTVAVSISGIGTLSNPVVAEE
- a CDS encoding CPBP family intramembrane glutamic endopeptidase, giving the protein MAQERSGWLSRFVRYEPRPGVEYPGVLVVDDPSRTPLRALALGVGGGMLSVLGFLWLAALVTGGLAWLFWTASGSPGTFLDYYTSAVGGFSDPLGIVAGHLGLAMAIPLACAMVLFVHRFHPRWLNSVQPGFRWRYTFVAGLAALVVIGGVWLLSRLGQPWQFAPQQPMWAFLAAILLTAPLQAAAEEYLFRGYLLQALYSAAPNLNRPLLSADAAGEGAGRVALWLARGYQRWFGVIGSALLFAILHTQNQGLAGFLHPFTFGLLAGWLVMRTGGLEAAIAAHVVNNLIAFGYATLSGTMFQARHPGEIGWLELGWNLLGYALFAVVAVRLADRMRLARTTPRGRFGGPATHPVK